A window from Peromyscus leucopus breed LL Stock chromosome 8a, UCI_PerLeu_2.1, whole genome shotgun sequence encodes these proteins:
- the LOC114696846 gene encoding U1 small nuclear ribonucleoprotein C-like, producing MPKFYCDHCGRYLTRDSSSVRKTHCCGWKHKENVKDSYQKWMEEQARSLIDKTMTAFQQGNIPPAPFSAPPPAWTMMLASLSLQGPLCPGRVPAPHMEGSPVMPVMGPPPPGMMPVGPAPGMRTPKEGHMPMCLPLQ from the coding sequence ATGCCTAAGTTTTATTGTGACCACTGTGGTAGGTATCTTACCCGTGATTCTTCATCTGTGAGAAAGACACACTGCTGTGGTTGGAAACACAAAGAGAACGTGAAAGACTCCTACCAGAAATGGATGGAAGAGCAGGCCCGGAGCCTGATTGACAAAACGATGACTGCATTTCAGCAAGGCAATATACCTCCTGCTCCCTTCTCGGCTCCTCCTCCTGCATGGACCATGATGCTGGCTTCCCTGAGTCTCCAGGGTCCTCTTTGCCCTGGCAGGGTGCCTGCTCCCCACATGGAAGGCTCTCCCGTGATGCCAGTGATgggccctcctcctcctggaaTGATGCCCGTGGGTCCTGCTCCTGGAATGAGGACACCCAAGGAAGGCCACATGCCTATGTGTCTGCCCCTCCAATAA